TTAATCTTGCATGTGCAAATTGTGTTTGCAGCTCCTGTAGCAAAACATCGGGATCATCGCCCAAGGCAATTGCACAAATGCCACGTTCACTTTGTGCGACCAAAACCGAACCCAAAGAGCATTCGCCAAGCGCAAAATAAATTTCGGTGGCCAATCCGCCGGCTTTATATTGTTTAGGATTCATGCCCAATAATTGTTTGGATTCTGCATAAAAGCTACTGTTGGAATTGTAACCTGCTGTAAAGAGCGCATCGGTAACTCTAGTGTTTGGTGTGAGTGATTTGCGCATGCGCGCTATTCTATTGACGCGAGCATATGCTTTTGGTGTGACACCTGTGATGCGTTTAAATAATTTATGTAAATGATAGGGGCTGAGGCCCGCGCGTTCACTTAAGTCTGCAAGGCTTGGCTCTAGCTCTCCGCTCACTATAAAGCGGCAAAGGTCCACGATCATTTGCTGTTGTTGTTTGTGGAACGACTGTTGGTCTGGCTTGCAGCGCTGGCAGGGGCGAAACCCTGCCTCTATGGCTTCTTTGTTGTTGGAAAAAAATAAAACATTTTGGAATTTTGCATGACGTGAGGGGCAGCTTGGCAAGCAAAAAATACCCGTGGTTTTTACCGCATACACAAAGCTGCCATCAGCCTGGTTATCGCGCGCCATTACTGCTGCCCAGCGCGAATCCACAATAGTGGTGGTGCCATTTTTACTGCTTGATGTAGTCATAGTTTCTACAGCTGGTAGTGAATGCATGGCTTACTTTAGCCTGTTTCAGCAATGGCAACATCCTGAATCTTGCGGTTAAATTCAGTTGCTATAAATATGTAGGGGAATGTTTTATTTTGGCATGCAAATGTTGAGAAATGCGCACCCGGCTTAATTCAGTTGTAGAACTGTTAATATGGCGACATTGAACCAACCGTGTTTTTTAGTGATCTTGGCCCTAAAGGTGATGGCAAATGAATAATAAATATATCGGGATAGTTTGCATGCTCGTGCTTTTATCCGGCTGTGCGACTATGAGTAAAGAAGAGTGTAAGCAAGCGGATTGGTATATAAAAGGTGTTGAAGACGCTACCAAAGGCTTTCCGCTGGATCGCGTTATTGAACATGGCAAGGCTTGTGCACGTATAAAAATAACTCCCGATATGAAGGAGTACCGCGAAGGGCACGCCAAGGGCGCGCGCTTATATTGCGTGCCGGAAAAAGGCTACAGCGAGGGCAGGGATGGCGCTGCTTACAATGGCATTTGTCCGGTGGAGTTGGAACCAAAGTTTTTGCGCGCTTACCGTGATGGCCAGGAGCTCTACAGGATTCAACAAAACATGAATCGCATGCTCAATGAAATCAATGGCAACAATTCACAAATTGATAGCTATTACAACGAAATATCACGCTTGAAATACGAGATAGTGAACAGTCGTGATGAAAATGATCGCCGCTACAAAATGCGCCGTATTGACGAGTTAGAGCAGGACATCCGCAATCTATCGCTCAATGCTGATCGCGCCGCGCGCGAATTGGAATTATTTAAAAATGATTACCGGGTGGTGGAGGATAAACATCGCCGCATGGGGTATCTATAGCAGAGAATTTTATGCCGAGTTTAAATCAGCAAATTTTTATAGGCGCGTTTGTCGGATTAGTGGTAGGTAGTTTACTCAATCAATTTGGTGGAGCAGGCGAAATCCAAAACGGCGTGCTCTACGCCAGTACATTGGTCGCCAACTTCTTTGTTGATTTACTAAAAATGGTATTAATACCTTTGGTGTTTACCACTTTGGTAGTTGGCGTTGCAAATTTACAAGCACATAAAAATATCCATAAAGTCTGGACAACCACCTTAATCTTTTTTGCTACTTCCACGAGTTTGGCGATGCTGTTGGGTTTGGTGGTGATGAATTTATTTCGTCCTGGTGAAGGAATGCACCTTGCGATGTTCCATGATGCCATGGGGAATTTCCAGCCCCTTAAAATGACGACATCCGAATTCTTTGTTCACTTTTTACATAACATTTTCCAAAACCCTTTTTCCGCTTTGGCAAAAGGCGATGTTATGGGCGTGGTGGTTTTTGCACTATTTCTCGGCGTTGCTTTGGTAATGGGAGGCGAGCGTTACCGCAATATATTGAATTTATTCCAGGAGTTCCTGGATGTAATGATGCGCATCATCGGTTGGATTATGTATATAGCCCCGCTCGGTGTGTGCGCACTTTTGCTGAAGTTGGCTGCCACGCAAAATGTCGAGTTACTCGCAACCCTTACAAAATTTGTAGTGATTGTTACGGGAGCAACATTATTTCATGGCGTAGTTGTTCTTCCATTGCTGCTATTTTTAGTGACAAAAAAATCACCCTTCTGGTTTTGGCGTGGTGCTCGCGAAGCTCTTATAACAGCTTTCGCCACCAGCTCCAGTAATGCAACACTTCCGGTTACCTTGCGCTGTACTGAGAAAAATTTAAACGTGCGCAAAGATGTTGCCGGTTTTGTGGTTCCTTTGGGCGCAACTTTGAATATGGATGGTACCGCTTTATATGAAGCCGCTGCCGCATTGTTTGTAGCGAATTTGGCGGGAATTGATTTAAATCTTTCACAACAGTTGGTGGTATTTTTTACGGCTATGGTTGCATCTATAGGAGCGCCAGGCTTGCCAAGTGCAGGTATGGTGACCATGGTATTAGTGCTACAAGCTGTTGGGCTACCGGTTGAAGCTATTGCAATTTTATTACCTATTGACCGCTTATTGGATACGGTGCGCACAGCGGTGAATGTGCAAGGCGATATGATTGGCAGCGTGATTGTGCAAAATTATGTCGATAAGAGTGAACAAATCCGTTAAGGGAACACCGATTGCTGAGCAATAAAAAGGGCGCCTTGTGCGCCCCTTTTATTTTCTTGATTAGCGTTTTACAAACGGAACATTGGTCGTTAAATAAGTTGCTGCTCTCCACACCCACTCTAGAGGGCCGTAATGGAAGCGTTTTAACCACCAGTGCGCAAACAATACTTGCAGGCTAAAAAATGCCATCCCGATCATAAGTGCTTGCGCTTGCGAAAGCTTGTCGTACATGTGCAAGCCATAGCCGTAGAAAAAAGGAACACTGCACAGGCTTTGGCTAACATAAATCGTTAAGCTCATACGGCCAACGGGTGCGAGCACATCGAGAACTTTTTGACCAAGAGGTTTCAAATAAATGGCAATAAATGACAAGACTAAAATAGTCATAAAGGCTACGCAGAAGTAACCATTGACCATTTCATCTAAAAACCATTTCGCATTACCCGTTGTTGGCCATTGCGCTTTAATTGCCGGGGTATTCAAATATTGTTGCAACGCGAATAATCCGATCGCAGCTAATATGGCAAATACAAATAGTGTTTTGCGAACGTGAGTAAATTTAATCGGATGCACCAGGAAACCAATGCGCCCCAAGACAAGGCCTATAAAAAACAAACCAAATAGTTGGAAGCCGCGAGCACCATCAAAAAAGAAAAACCATTTTGCTAGCGAGCCCGTGGTGACATTGAACGCAAGCACTTCGGTGAGTGATCCTGTTGTCCACATTTCGCCTGTATGTTCGTACAAAACCGAGCTGAGCAATTTGTCATTGGCGCCCGGTAAATTGTTCATGGCGGCCCAATAGTGATAAATAAGATTTGGTGTGAGCAAAAATAAAATCGCCAGCGCAATTAGCCATTTAGTTGGAACGCGATACAGCAGAATCAAAAAGAAACCGTAGCCTGCCAAAACCTGCAGCACTTCGCCGGAATACACCATGCTATTAAGCGTTCCCAAGGCGAACAAAATTAATAAACGCCACGCAAATCGTAAACGGAAGTCAACACCTTTTTGCGCCTGTTTATCCATAATGATAAAAAAGCTAATGCCGAACAACATGGCAAATATTGCATAGGCCTTACCGGCAAATAAAAAGAAAATAACATCGTGTACTTTGCTCTCAACGGGGTTTTGCCAGTAGAGTTCAAAGAGTTCGATGGAATGCACCAGGAATAAACCCATGAGGGCAAAGCCCCGTAGCGCGTCGACCAGCGAGATGCGCTGGGGTGTATCCGGGTGTTGCAAAAGGGAGGATGTAGTCATGACTTTATTCTTTGTTAGGTTGATTAAATTAGCCCGATTATTATTTTGGGTAAGTTGAACTCCTGTGTCTTTCAAGAATTGTTAAGTTTCCCTTTACATAGGTATTCAGCAATCATTTTAGTTGCGGTCACTCTATAATGCGAACTTTCGCAGTGCTGGAGCAGCTCGTGTCGTCCGCCCCCCATGAAACCCCCGCTCTAAAGTCCAAAACCTTTTTGGTAACCCTATTAATGCTTGCCCTGCCGGTTGCCGGGCAAATGTTGCTGCAATCCTTCCTGGGGATGGCAGATGTAATGATGGTCGCGCCGCTGGGTGAACAGTCAATTGCTGCGGTGGGGCTTGCTGCAAAAATCCATTTTTTATTGTTGGTGTTGATGAGCGGTTTCGCGACCGGTGGCAGCGTGCTCATTGCCCAGTATTTTGGTGCAAAAGATTTTGTGAGTTGCCAGCGCATGCTGGCGGTTACATTGGTGGTTGGTATTTCTATTATCCTTCCCATCATGTTCCTTTGTGGTTTTGCCGCTCCAATCTGGATTCACTGGATAAATCCAGATCCTGAAGTTGCAAAACTTGCTGCGCAATTTTTGGTGATTACCGCGCCCGTACTTTTGCTGACACAAATTATTGTCATTATTGAAGCCTCTTTACGCGCGCTTGGTCAAACCACCATGCCGTTATTCGCGGGCGTGATTGCTGCAATCATTAATGTGACTTTAAATTACGCGTTAATTACCGGCAATTGGGGTTTCCCGGCCCTGGGTATTGCAGGCGCCGCCTGGGCGACGCTTACTGCTCGCTGTGTGCAGCTTCTGTTTATGCTGGCTTATGTGTATGGCACCAGGCACGGTTTTGCATTGAAGTTCAAACAGCTCGCGCAGGGAATTGATCCTGTGCAAATCAAACGTTATCTCGCTTTTTCTTTACCGCTGGTTGCTAACTACGGCATTTGGGCCGTGGGTAATGCAACCTATCATGTGTTGACCGGCTTTGCTGGCACCGATGCTCTGGCAGTTATGGGCATGGTGGTACCTGTTGAAAGTACATTCTTTGCTTTATTTGTAGGCATCGCCAATGCGGCAGCGGTTCTTATTGGTCGTTCGCTGGGTGCTGACCAAACGGAAGAAGCATGGCGATTACAAAAATTCTTTAACCGTATCACTTTATTTCTGGTAATTATTTTTTCCAGCACATTGTGGTTTGCACGACCTTTGGTGGTAGATATTTTTAAGCCTATGGCTGATGAAACTGCCCAGTTGCTCATGCAAACACTCGCTGTTTTTTGCGGATTAGTGTGGTTAAAAGTATTGAATATGATCCGCATTATCGGCGTGCTTCGCGCAGGCGGTGACAACAAATTTTGCCTAATTACCGATACTATTGTGATGTGGTTGTTTGGTTTGCCTATTTACGCTTTGGCGATATTTGTAGGCGGTTGGCCGTTTACTATTTTATATGCGCTCATGTTTTTTGAAGATGCCTTAAAATTCCTGCCAGTTTATTTCCGCATTCAAAAAAGAAAGTGGATGAAAAATTTAACTCTGTCGCATTGATATTCTTGCCGCTTTTCTGCGACTACTCCGTACTGATTGCGCACATTTGCCCTTCTAAACTCAATCGTTTAGCAGCGGATTATCGCTCTTACGCCACAAGATTTTCGGGACTTCATTGTCTCCCTCATTAATAGTCTTAGATTAAATTCCGCTCAAATCGCCGCCGCTCTGGGGCATCTTGCCTGCGTAAGTAACGGAAAAACCTATGCATTCACACTTAAAAAATGGCTTAACCGATTTCATTCTTTCTTTTGGTTGCGCAATCAAATCGGGATAGTAGTACACTAGTTGTAGGCAGAATCGGGTTAATCCCCATCTGCAGGGTATCCGGGTGAGACCAGGTGAGAGTGGGATTATTGGGTGGCCTTACAAGGACTCGTCGAAGTTGTTTCGTCTTAAATAGGACAATATTTAGTCGATACCAGGTATCGACAATTGCCGATCCGGCTTGGCCCGGAGCAATAATAACGAGTCATTGGGAGTCGTATATGAACTCAACAACTGTTTTGCGCAGTGCTATTTTTTCGGTGTGTTCCCTGTTTGGCATACAGGCGATTGCCTGTGAAACGCAGCCTAACCAGCCCGCCATTTATAAAAATCCGGATTGTAGTTTTGAGGCGCGCGCCGATGATTTGTTGGCGCGCATGACCTTGGAAGAAAAAATCAGCCAAATGATGAATGCAGCGCCCGCCATCCCGCGCCTGCAAATACCTGCCTATGAGTGGTGGAATGAGGCGTTGCACGGTGTTGCGCGTGCAGGGGCCGCTACCGTATTTCCGCAAGCTATAGGTTTGGCTGCAAGCTTTGATACCCATTTGATGGGCGATGTGGCAAGCGTAATTAGCGATGAGGCACGCGCAAAACATCATGACTTTATCAGCCGGGATTCTCGCTTACGTTATCAGGGGCTTACTTTTTGGTCTCCCAATGTAAATATTTTCCGCGACCCGCGTTGGGGCCGTGGCCAGGAGACTTACGGTGAAGATCCATTTTTAACGGCTGCTATGGGTGTGGAATTTGTAAAAGGTCTGCAGCAAACCGATGGCAAATATCGCAAGCTTGACGCTACTGCAAAACATTTCGCCGTGCACTCGGGGCCAGAGGCAAATCGCCACGAATTTAATGCCAAGCCGAGCGAACGCGATTTGTATGAAACTTATTTACCCGCGTTTCGCGCGTTGGTTCAAGATGCCAATGTGAAATCTGTAATGGGTGCGTATAACCGTGTTAATGGCGAATCTGCATCAGCAAGCCAGCGTTTGCTGCAAGATATTTTGCGCAAAGACTGGGGCTTTAAAGGTTACGTAGTTTCAGATTGCGATTCGGTTGAAGACATCTATTTGTTCCATAAAATTGTTCCAACGGCTGCTGAAGCTGCTGCACTTGCCGTTAAAACCGGTGACGACTTGAATTGCGGAAAAACCTACGCGGCGCTGAAAGAAGCGGTTGATAAAAAATTAATCACCGAGCAAGAAATTGATGTGTCGCTCAAGCGTTTGTTATTAACGCGTTTTGAATTGGGCATGTTTGATGACGCCAAAAAAGTAATCTGGGCGCGCATTCCTTATTCCGTTAACCAGGACAGTTCTCACGATCAATTAGCGCGTCGTGCTGCGCAGAAATCTATCGTCTTGTTAAAAAACAATGGCATTTTGCCTCTATCAAGTAAGCAAAAAAATATTGCTGTTATTGGTCCAACTTCTGACGAAATTATGTCATTGCTCGGCAACTATTACGGCACGCCTGCGGCACCTGTCACTATATTGCAAGGTGTTCGTGCGGCTGCGCCAGCGGGTACACAAGTTAACTATGCTCGCGGTGTAGATTTAGTGGAGGGCCGTGATGACCCGCGTGCCGCACCTATTATTGAGCCCAGCTATTTGCGCCCCGATGCAAACTCTAAAGAGCAGGGCTTAAAAGGCGAATATTTCCGCGGCCGCGATTTTGCAGGAAAGCCGATATTCACACGCATTGATTCACGCATTTCGTTTCGTTGGGATCGTGGATCTCCCACTGACGATGCAGTGGCGCGCGGGGAAATTAAAACTGCCGATGCCGTTCCAGCAGATAATTTCTCAGTGCGCTGGACAGGACAATTAACTGCACCCACCTCAGGCGCTTATGAAATCAGCGTGGCAGCAAATGATGGAATGCGTTTATACATCAATGGCGCTTTGGTCATTGACTCTTGGGATTTATCTGCGCGCTTACAAAGCAAATCCGCAAAAATAGATTTGCAAGCCGGAAAATCCTATGCAATAAAACTGGAATATTTTGAAGATATTCGCGATGCAGAAGTGCGCTTGTCCTGGCGCTTACCTAATTCAAAACCCGGCGTTGAAGAAGCCTTGGATCTGGCGAAAGCAGCAGACGTTATTGTGTTTGTCGGCGGCTTAACAGGTGATGTTGAAGGTGAAGAAATGACGGTGAATTATCCGGGCTTTGCTGGTGGTGATCGTACTGATATTCATTTGCCACAAGTCCAACAGCGTTTGCTGGAGTCTTTGAAAGCAACCGGAAAACCTGTTGTAGTAGTTTTAACAACGGGCTCAGCACTGGCGGTGGATTGGGCCAAGAAAAATGCTGATGCAATTTTAGTAGCCTGGTATTCCGGTCAGCGCGGTGGTAATGCGGTGGCAGATGTCTTGTGGGGTACAGAAAATCCAGCAGGGCGTTTACCCATTACTTTCTATAAAGGTGATGAAAAACTACCAGCCTTTGATGATTATTCCATGCACAACAGAACCTACCGCTATTTTACGGGCGAAGCACTTTATCCATTTGGCCACGGCTTATCCTATTCGGAATTTAAATATTCCAATTTAAAACTGAATAAAAAAGCGGTGCGCAAACAGGATGAGATTCAGGTAGCGGTGGATATCACCAACACCAGCAATCGCGATGGAGATGAAGTGGTGCAGCTCTATGCGCAACCCGTTGCAGTCAAAAAAGAGCAGGCTATAAAAAACTTGCGCGGTTTTGTGCGTGTACATTTAAAAGCAGGCGAAACACAAACTGTGCATTTCACGCTTAAGCCGAATAAAGCACTAATTCGTTACGATCTCGCATCAAAACAATATGTGGTTGATAAAGGTAAGTATCAATTGCAGGTGGGTGCATCCAGTTCGGATGTGCGCTTGCATGATGTGATTAGCGTGAAATAATTTTAGTGTGAATAAGAGTTGAAAAATAATGCGCTGATTACTTGTGGTCAGCGCATTATTTTTTTCTAATTCAGTTTGTCCCTAAACATAAAAAATACTGCACCCAACAAGCATAATCCCGCCCAAAGATAATCGAGCTTTAGTGGTTCTTTTAAATAAAAAATGGCAAAGGGAACAAAAACGCCAATTGTAATAACTTCCTGCAAAATTTTTAATTGCCCAACATTCATTACGGTGTGACCTATACGGTTAGCCGGCACCTGTAACAAATATTCAAATAACGCTATGCCCCAACTTACCAGTGCAGCAATAATCCAGGGCTTATTGTTGAGTTCTTTTAAGTGCGCATACCACGCAAAAGTCATAAAAATATTGCTGCAGATTAATAACAGAATTGTGATGATGGTAGGGTTCATAAATAGCTCTGTTAAGATTGGTTTTTGTCGGGTGCTTCTAGCAAATCCTGCTTCTTGCCAACAAAATACGAGGAAATAATACTGCATAGCCAAGCGGCAATAAGAATACCCTTGGCAATGTTTAGCTGATCTTGATGGGTTGCGATACTTTGAAAAATTTCCTGGTAAAGTTTTAAATAAAGTGCATCCAAATTTGAGGGGTCTACAATTAATATTCCCTCTTCGGCATCGCGCAGCATTCTTGCGTAAACAGGCGCAATAGAGTTGTATAGGGTCGAGCACAAATACCAAAGCGCTACTAAAGTGGGCGCTATAAATATGGCGGCACGCTTATATTGCTTTAGCCATAAAAGACCTACGCCGGGAAAGACCAATGCAGAGTAGAGTGCAGCTTTGGTTGCTTTTTTCATGGCCATAATAATGTCCGTTTATTCTGCGACAAGTTGTTCAAGCCGATAGAAACCTTCGCCATTTTCACCTAAGGTATCGGCCAGATAGGGTAATGCTTCTTCCATTGCTTTCCATAAAGTCCAGGGTGGATTAATTACAAATAAACCGCTGGAATTCATGCCGTATTCGGGGCTGTCGGGTGCAATGCCTAATTCGAACAGTTGAATATTTTTAATACCGCTTTTCACCAAAGCTTTTTGCATGTCATCAATACGTTGGCGCAAAACCACGGGATACCAGATAACAAAAGTTCCGGTAGAAAAGCGTTTATGTGCATTTATAACCTGTTTAATCACATCGTAATATTCATTTTTTAATTCGTAGGATGGATCAATAAAGATCAAGCCACGCCTGTCGGGCGGAGGTAACAATCCCTGCATGCCTGCAAGCCCATCATCGTCAATAATCTTGACTTGCTTGTCGCCTCCAATTGCCTCCGTTAATAGGCGCCAATCAGTGCTATGCAACTCATGTAAGAACAAATTGTCTTTAGGCCGTAAGGCAGATTGCATAAACAAAGGCGAACCAGGGTAGTACTCGAGTTGGTCGCCTTGATTAAAGGCTTTGATAAAGGTTACATAGTCTTTCAAGGCGGGAGGTAAATCGTCGCGCATCCAAAGCTTGCCAATGCCGCTATCAAACTCACGATTCTTGATGGGTTGATTGCCGCTGAATTTATAAGCGCCCGCCCCGGCATGAGTATCGATAATCCGCAAAGGTTTTTCTTTTTGCACCATGTAATTAAGTGTGTGTAGTAACAGACTGTGTTTAAGTACATCGGCAAAATTGCCTGCATGAAATGCGTGACGGTAACTGAGCATGTGCGATTTTTCCTAAGGCCTGGGCCTGAA
This DNA window, taken from Cellvibrio zantedeschiae, encodes the following:
- the ada gene encoding bifunctional DNA-binding transcriptional regulator/O6-methylguanine-DNA methyltransferase Ada gives rise to the protein MHSLPAVETMTTSSSKNGTTTIVDSRWAAVMARDNQADGSFVYAVKTTGIFCLPSCPSRHAKFQNVLFFSNNKEAIEAGFRPCQRCKPDQQSFHKQQQQMIVDLCRFIVSGELEPSLADLSERAGLSPYHLHKLFKRITGVTPKAYARVNRIARMRKSLTPNTRVTDALFTAGYNSNSSFYAESKQLLGMNPKQYKAGGLATEIYFALGECSLGSVLVAQSERGICAIALGDDPDVLLQELQTQFAHARLIGGDKNYEATVAQVIGFIEQPRANFDLPLDIRGTVFQQKVWQALQKIAPGQTLSYSELAMLIGSPKASRAVASACAANVLAVAIPCHRIVRNNGDLSGYRWGVERKRKLLELERPS
- a CDS encoding DUF2799 domain-containing protein, which gives rise to MNNKYIGIVCMLVLLSGCATMSKEECKQADWYIKGVEDATKGFPLDRVIEHGKACARIKITPDMKEYREGHAKGARLYCVPEKGYSEGRDGAAYNGICPVELEPKFLRAYRDGQELYRIQQNMNRMLNEINGNNSQIDSYYNEISRLKYEIVNSRDENDRRYKMRRIDELEQDIRNLSLNADRAARELELFKNDYRVVEDKHRRMGYL
- a CDS encoding dicarboxylate/amino acid:cation symporter; amino-acid sequence: MPSLNQQIFIGAFVGLVVGSLLNQFGGAGEIQNGVLYASTLVANFFVDLLKMVLIPLVFTTLVVGVANLQAHKNIHKVWTTTLIFFATSTSLAMLLGLVVMNLFRPGEGMHLAMFHDAMGNFQPLKMTTSEFFVHFLHNIFQNPFSALAKGDVMGVVVFALFLGVALVMGGERYRNILNLFQEFLDVMMRIIGWIMYIAPLGVCALLLKLAATQNVELLATLTKFVVIVTGATLFHGVVVLPLLLFLVTKKSPFWFWRGAREALITAFATSSSNATLPVTLRCTEKNLNVRKDVAGFVVPLGATLNMDGTALYEAAAALFVANLAGIDLNLSQQLVVFFTAMVASIGAPGLPSAGMVTMVLVLQAVGLPVEAIAILLPIDRLLDTVRTAVNVQGDMIGSVIVQNYVDKSEQIR
- a CDS encoding DUF418 domain-containing protein, which codes for MTTSSLLQHPDTPQRISLVDALRGFALMGLFLVHSIELFELYWQNPVESKVHDVIFFLFAGKAYAIFAMLFGISFFIIMDKQAQKGVDFRLRFAWRLLILFALGTLNSMVYSGEVLQVLAGYGFFLILLYRVPTKWLIALAILFLLTPNLIYHYWAAMNNLPGANDKLLSSVLYEHTGEMWTTGSLTEVLAFNVTTGSLAKWFFFFDGARGFQLFGLFFIGLVLGRIGFLVHPIKFTHVRKTLFVFAILAAIGLFALQQYLNTPAIKAQWPTTGNAKWFLDEMVNGYFCVAFMTILVLSFIAIYLKPLGQKVLDVLAPVGRMSLTIYVSQSLCSVPFFYGYGLHMYDKLSQAQALMIGMAFFSLQVLFAHWWLKRFHYGPLEWVWRAATYLTTNVPFVKR
- a CDS encoding MATE family efflux transporter, producing the protein MSSAPHETPALKSKTFLVTLLMLALPVAGQMLLQSFLGMADVMMVAPLGEQSIAAVGLAAKIHFLLLVLMSGFATGGSVLIAQYFGAKDFVSCQRMLAVTLVVGISIILPIMFLCGFAAPIWIHWINPDPEVAKLAAQFLVITAPVLLLTQIIVIIEASLRALGQTTMPLFAGVIAAIINVTLNYALITGNWGFPALGIAGAAWATLTARCVQLLFMLAYVYGTRHGFALKFKQLAQGIDPVQIKRYLAFSLPLVANYGIWAVGNATYHVLTGFAGTDALAVMGMVVPVESTFFALFVGIANAAAVLIGRSLGADQTEEAWRLQKFFNRITLFLVIIFSSTLWFARPLVVDIFKPMADETAQLLMQTLAVFCGLVWLKVLNMIRIIGVLRAGGDNKFCLITDTIVMWLFGLPIYALAIFVGGWPFTILYALMFFEDALKFLPVYFRIQKRKWMKNLTLSH
- a CDS encoding glycoside hydrolase family 3 protein, with the translated sequence MNSTTVLRSAIFSVCSLFGIQAIACETQPNQPAIYKNPDCSFEARADDLLARMTLEEKISQMMNAAPAIPRLQIPAYEWWNEALHGVARAGAATVFPQAIGLAASFDTHLMGDVASVISDEARAKHHDFISRDSRLRYQGLTFWSPNVNIFRDPRWGRGQETYGEDPFLTAAMGVEFVKGLQQTDGKYRKLDATAKHFAVHSGPEANRHEFNAKPSERDLYETYLPAFRALVQDANVKSVMGAYNRVNGESASASQRLLQDILRKDWGFKGYVVSDCDSVEDIYLFHKIVPTAAEAAALAVKTGDDLNCGKTYAALKEAVDKKLITEQEIDVSLKRLLLTRFELGMFDDAKKVIWARIPYSVNQDSSHDQLARRAAQKSIVLLKNNGILPLSSKQKNIAVIGPTSDEIMSLLGNYYGTPAAPVTILQGVRAAAPAGTQVNYARGVDLVEGRDDPRAAPIIEPSYLRPDANSKEQGLKGEYFRGRDFAGKPIFTRIDSRISFRWDRGSPTDDAVARGEIKTADAVPADNFSVRWTGQLTAPTSGAYEISVAANDGMRLYINGALVIDSWDLSARLQSKSAKIDLQAGKSYAIKLEYFEDIRDAEVRLSWRLPNSKPGVEEALDLAKAADVIVFVGGLTGDVEGEEMTVNYPGFAGGDRTDIHLPQVQQRLLESLKATGKPVVVVLTTGSALAVDWAKKNADAILVAWYSGQRGGNAVADVLWGTENPAGRLPITFYKGDEKLPAFDDYSMHNRTYRYFTGEALYPFGHGLSYSEFKYSNLKLNKKAVRKQDEIQVAVDITNTSNRDGDEVVQLYAQPVAVKKEQAIKNLRGFVRVHLKAGETQTVHFTLKPNKALIRYDLASKQYVVDKGKYQLQVGASSSDVRLHDVISVK
- a CDS encoding DMT family protein encodes the protein MNPTIITILLLICSNIFMTFAWYAHLKELNNKPWIIAALVSWGIALFEYLLQVPANRIGHTVMNVGQLKILQEVITIGVFVPFAIFYLKEPLKLDYLWAGLCLLGAVFFMFRDKLN
- a CDS encoding 23S rRNA (adenine(2030)-N(6))-methyltransferase RlmJ, coding for MLSYRHAFHAGNFADVLKHSLLLHTLNYMVQKEKPLRIIDTHAGAGAYKFSGNQPIKNREFDSGIGKLWMRDDLPPALKDYVTFIKAFNQGDQLEYYPGSPLFMQSALRPKDNLFLHELHSTDWRLLTEAIGGDKQVKIIDDDGLAGMQGLLPPPDRRGLIFIDPSYELKNEYYDVIKQVINAHKRFSTGTFVIWYPVVLRQRIDDMQKALVKSGIKNIQLFELGIAPDSPEYGMNSSGLFVINPPWTLWKAMEEALPYLADTLGENGEGFYRLEQLVAE